Proteins from one Nicotiana tabacum cultivar K326 chromosome 23, ASM71507v2, whole genome shotgun sequence genomic window:
- the LOC142177384 gene encoding uncharacterized protein LOC142177384 codes for MNALIWNVRSVNTKKSFERAITMHRQHHFEFIGLMEPMQHARKLEKYRRKIGFAQAFGNVSNKIWAFIDEVYDVMILMDLEQQLTMKLVNMDTQKTFILTLVYAKYDAIERIELWDSMYALASDMSLPWIVRGDFNVIWDEEEKFGGLSVHMNEVLDFRHCVNTCNLYDSGFKGSIYTLWNGRVEDDCIFKRLDRVLTNIEFQQLFLSLVITHLSNIGSDHSPL; via the coding sequence ATGAATGCACTTATTTGGAATGTGAGATCAGTGAACACTAAGAAGTCCTTTGAAAGGGCTATCACAATGCATAGACAACATCACTTTGAGTTTATTGGGCTTATGGAGCCAATGCAACATGCTAGAAAATTGGAAAAATATAGGAGAAAAATTGGATTTGCCCAGGCTTTTGGTAATGTTTCCAATAAGATTTGGGCTTTCATTGATGAAGTGTATGATGTTATGATACTGATGGACTTGGAACAACAACTCACTATGAAGCTTGTCAATATGGATACTCAGAAGACTTTTATTCTTACACTAGTGTATGCGAAATACGATGCAATTGAGAGGATTGAACTATGGGACTCAATGTATGCACTTGCAAGTGATATGTCACTTCCATGGATTGTGAGAGGTGATTTTAATGTTATATGGGATGAAGAGGAGAAGTTTGGAGGACTTTCAGTGCATATGAATGAAGTTCTGGATTTTAGGCATTGTGTTAATACATGTAATCTATATGATAGTGGCTTTAAGGGGAGTATTTACACATTATGGAATGGTCGGGTTGAAGACGATTGTATTTTCAAGCGCTTGGATAGAGTTCTCACTAATATTGAATTCCAACAGTTGTTTCTAAGTTTGGTGATTACTCATCTCTCAAATATTGGGTCAGATCATAGCCCACTCTAG